Sequence from the Ziziphus jujuba cultivar Dongzao chromosome 9, ASM3175591v1 genome:
tatatccacttggagataaatgtcagtggcatgctctagatgatgtcataaaccagcttgtacttccacctaagattggcaaacagtcaggaagaccaagaaagaagaggattcaatctcaaggagagaagtgtcatcaatatagatgcgagaggtgcaaacagattggtcacagcagcAGATCATGCTCAGCCGccatacctcttgatagcactgccaaccaacagcaccattcaactgaaggaccataaatcgctctacgctatattaagacaatgagggcatgttatgtggtatgcgtgtgttatgcaatgtagtaaggaatgcaattagtagctcaaccgCATAacgtgtgttttggcataataaaCGTTGGTTTTATATGTTGTTTTGTTGGAAAAGTCATCTATCATATTGTGTTGATAAAATATCAATGACCTTAAAcagaaaaaactccaaaagttcaaaaaaagttctcaaattggcaaaaatatttggttaccgtaggttttatcggtaattaccaaaacccctgtagtaatcatatttttccaattttttggcccccacagtTTTGCTAATGtttgttaaatgcaaaaacatgtaaaatatacattcttcaatgatcctaaagagaaaaaaatcccaaaagttctcaaattggcacaaaaatttgattatcgtagggccttcgataattaccgatgaaacctacggtaatcaatttatacttgctggaaaaattaccataaaaatcatcggtaattaccgaaacccctatggtaatcacattcgacaacttttttggcccccacaagtcccctaatgtgtgttaaatgcaacaacatgcaaaatatacattcttcaatgatcctaagaagaaaaaaaccccaaaagttctgaaaaagctcttaaattggcacaaaaatttgattagcgtaggaccttcggtaattaccgatgaaacctacagtaatcaatttatatttgctggaaaaattaccttagaaatcattggtaattatcgaaacccctatgaTAATCACATTcaacaacttttttggcccccacaagtcccctaatgtgtgttaaatgtaacaacatgcaaaatatacattcttcaatgatcctaagaaaaaaaaatcccaaaagttctaaaaacgttttcaaattggcacaaaaatttgattaccgtagggcctttggtaattaccgatgaaacctacggtaatcaatttatacttgctggcaaacttaccgaaggtttcatcggtaattaccgaaacccctgtggtaatcatattttaccaattttttgcccccacaagtcccctaatatgtgttaaatgcaaatacatacaaaatatacatttttcaatgatcctaaggagaaaaaaccatAACAGGtctgaaaaaattttcaaattggcaaaaaaatttgattgttgtaaggccttcggtaattaaaggatgaaaccttcgataattttttcagcaagtataaattgattaccataggtttcatcggtaattaccgaaggccttatggtaatcaaattttcgtaccaatttgagaactttttcagaacttttaggGCTTTTTCTCCTTATGATCATTGacgaatgtatattttgcatgtttttgcattcaacacacatttggggacttgtgagggccaaaaaattggtaaaatgtgattattacaggggtttcggtaattaccgatgaaaccttcggtaatgtttccagcaagtataaattgattaccataggtttcatcagtaattaccgaaggccctatggtaatcaaatttttgtgccaatttgagaaatttttcagaacgtttggagttttttctccttaggatcattgaagaatgtatattttgaatgtttttgcatttaacacacattaggggacttgtgggagccaaaaaattggtaaaatgtgataaccataccggtttcggtaattaccgatgaaacctactgtaatttttccaacaactacaaattgattaccgtaggtttcatcggtaattttcgaaggccctacggtaatctaGAACCAAAGAACGTTGCTCGCCATTAAAACAGCAATTGAAaatctaccaaaaccatcaagtggaccaaaattgaaatccaGAACCAAAGGACTAATTAGGAAGCAAACCATATTCCCAGCTATGGCTCCAAAGCCCCAAAGAGAACATTCAATTGCTTCTCCGACCTCTTTGATGcacatttttcaaaagaaaccttggCGAGCAacgtcaaaaacttaaaaacacccacaaatcctAGTAGAATCGGAACAAAATCGCCATTTGCTAAAGACCCAGATTCTTCTgatccaccattcaagtatttctgAAGCAACAAAGAAGAAATAACCACAAGCGAGAAGGTAAAAGCATTTCGATACTCGTAGAAATAAAGGCGAGATTGAAGATGGGCATCGTCGAGCATTAGCTTGAAGATCTGAGCATTGCTTTCATCGAACTCAAACTTGTTGTCCTTGATTTggtcctctttctaatctcagcaTTGGTTTTGGATGAAAACCCAGAAGCTGAATTAAAGGAGCCACAGAAGGTTTTCTTGTATTAGATCTAAAATAAAGGACATCtaggtcttttaaaatttttttaagggtgTAATGGATATTGaaggacaaaacaaaaaagtttaccAATATAAGGGTATATATCGTCATGGCCCTTCTAgagagggtattgggccaaattcccctactatatatatatatattgaaattatatatatattttgaagattGTTCTTTCCGAGAGAaagaattctaaaaaaaaaaaggagagaagatTTCGTCCACCAAGCAGGGCAGAGTGCAACCCCTAAGCAATTTGAGGTTCTCGCTCATCTCTTGGGGGTCCATATCATCTGAAAACTTTTCTTGTTCCATTAGCATAACTAAATTTGAATAGGATGACTAAGCGTCAAGAAAAGGAAGAACCATAAAATCACCGGAAAATCATTAGAAATTCTTCTAcaggatttttcatttttccatagAAATATATTCGCTCAAAAAAGACTCCAGAAGATGTTAATCGTAAATGAAAAGATTGgttacggaaaaaaaaaaagtaagatggATTCGTATTCACAAACATGAGAATTAAATaggaacaaaaaaaatcttgaattacttaaaaaaaaaaaagccttgaaTAAacgatttttcttttgttgagaCAAAGCATTGGTAGGGTGATGCTAAACTATCTTCTAAGGGTGGATACTATTACATAGGCTTGGGGCTCCCATGCTTTCCCATGGGTATTTTTCAGTTTGTTGGCTCCTCTTATTCTCAGCACATAGAGGGATTCCCCATCCATTTCTCTTTCCATTCTTTCCCCTCATTCCAATCTTGGGGCGTACTACCATGATTCCAGGGGCTTCTTCCTCTCATTATTCCAATTCTCCTCAAGGGCCCTATCACGTAAGGCTCCCTTTATTCGGGCGGACTCCCATGATTCCTTTCCCAGTGTCTATATTTCCCCCTCATCCAAGGCTCAGACTGCACCTCAATCCCCTTTTATATCAATAGGGAGCTCATCCATCCTACCTGCCATAAGGTCTAGACGCAGTAGGTATCTTGCGGATGGATTACCACGGTTACATCGATTCATACTCCTTTCTACTTAGTAGAAATGTCGATCATGAAAGACTCTCATTTACATTTCTCGGTTCCCAGGGTTAGAGTATTCCCTATTATAAGCCTACTCACATAAGAACTAGACTAGTTGATTCTCTTTCGCCTATCGACCGCCCGGCTTTAAGCAACCTTCGCATTTCCTGCTGAGATCCCAAGTCTCCAAGTGGGCCCTCTTGGCCACCCGCGACCTTGGCTTTTCAAAGAATCCCACACCTGTGTTGTGGCACTTGTAGCTCGGCAGTCCATCGGGTGGGTTTCTAGCGCTTAAGGAAAATGTGTAGAAGCAGGCAAGTTGATTCCTAGGAGAGGCAACTCAATAGGAGTTGCTATCGAATCAGTTCAGTCTGTTCGGGTGAAAAGAACTTCCTCCTTTTTTAGCCAACACCATTTATTTTGAACCTTGAATTAGTCAAAGCCAAAGATCTGATAAATATAAGGAAAGGAGATCAGAAAGATACACAGACGACTTGACCCAACAATGGTTCGAATGCATATAcaaagaatttctttttttatgtttcttactattagATAGGACCCATAAATCTCATGACAGGTACCCAaaggttcatagtgaacttcgATGGGAGCTTCTCTTGAAGTAATAATGCGTTGATCTAGTCACCATCGGAGGCTCTACTTTGAAAGTCTCTGCCGTAGATTTGAACCGCACAAAATCCTTATGCCGAAGCCAAGTTTAGATTGCTTGTTTTATGATCAATCAAAATCTGGAACTTGTTACTtgttagattattattattacttttttttatatgtcGGGTCCCAAACAAATGGGACTATGCCAGGTGGCTGTTTCATTGAAGTTCTCTGCACCCGTGCTGTAAGTGAGGTATTCaacattaaaccaaaaaaaaaaaaagggataggAGATTAAAGACATTGGTTACGACGTGGCAAGTGAGATGGAAGGTGGGTCACAGTCACCCTACACTACTTTCATGCCATTACCACTTCAAAacccaaataaagaaaaaaacattaaattcCTTGGCTTTGCTctaaatttttctatttaattttccagTTTCTCTCTGACCCAGTTCTTTCTTTGTCTTgttttttgaatttgacttgTGCTGAAGAAGTTTGTAAACAGGTGCTGAACCACTGTATGGCTCGGTTTTCTGTCCAGAATCCAGATCTCAGGCGGTAAGTCAAAGACCATTCACATACCCGAATCATGGCCGGATATGGGCCCCAAAAACCAagtatgtatataataattttataaaacatcaaaaatcaaaataaagacaatgatttttttattttttgcatgactttgatttttgttcaatttcgaAACCAATAAACTTTTGAGTTTTGatcaccattttttattttttattattattatttttttgaagtaaGGGTTTTGATCAGCTTATTTCTACCTTTTATTGCTGATTTCTTTATTATATAATGTCAGTTGATTAATTTACGATTGTTATTCTTTGGAATTCAAATCTTCAGTATTCGGGAAGTACgattatataattttctgatgcttaatttatatataattgacacttttgttttttttttttttttttttcccccttttgaCTAAGATCCAGatgcttttttataatttaaatgcacACGAACATGATGTACTTTTctgatttcctttttttttttttttttgaagaaatatatatagtttctatttattataaAGGAAAGTGATCATGACTAGCAAtagaaattttgtaattaaaacatacaaaattctacaatatatattgTGATTATGTTATGAGTACAAATTAATCATACGATAAAAATTTTGCTGACATGTGCATACTTGGTGGGATTAGATAAATTTATGTTTGATTTGTTCCTATGCGAAGAGAATACTTATTCTTCAGGAATTGTCTGTTcccttattttaataaatagttaatccttatcaaatatttaaagaaTACTTATTTCTTGACCCAAATCGTTGTAAACTTTAAACAtacaattgataattattaaaaatcttaaatttgATGTATTATCTATCTaagtataaaaataacaaatattttacaaatcacataaacataaaagtatatataaaataattaaaaattagaaataataaattatatatttaataaaacataaacaaaactttcaactaaaattataaagaacataaacataaataaaataaatattaaaaatttcaaaagaataGGAAGATCATTAAACCTAATCCATCGACATAACCAAATACTCCTTATCTTTAATTCCTTTAAACGAATATTCTTGTTCCATCAGGGAATACTTATTTAGTATAGCAAAcctatttattgttttttttaatttgtttaaatataatcaGTCAATCAGTTcacaatcaaaatttttatttttattttctcaaaataGAGCAGTAGCTATGATAACTGCATCATGAAAAGATATTAGAAAAACCACAATAAATCATATgacaccaaaaaattaaaaaaattaaacaaaataatacagtttttaattagttgcaaaaatattttattttgaatctaTATTTGGTACAATAATAAACATAAGATACCATAAAATGTTATGATATACGTCTAAtcacaattaaattttgttCCTCAGCAAACAAcggttttctttttatatcaatttttgttctgtttttcaACTTTTCCTCGTTATGGTGCCCTAAAAgcagaatttatatatatatatatatatatagtatatttatacattagaattatatataaaaaataaaacagacaATAAAGACAACATCAGTTGAAGAAAGTAGTCACATGCAAACACAGTCCACACGGCATATTACGAAAGACTTTTTTTGATATCCTACACATTTTTGTGGATTAAAGTCCAACTAAATTGGGTgttatgaaagaaaattttaaacccAATTAAAATACACGATTatactatatttttaatacaTGTTCATATATATGCTAGCCTTAATCAATTttgatacaaaataaaattgtatttttgcttttactaaaatatgcaaaatttttAGATATGTTCTATCAATTCTTTGAtaccatattaaattaataatattgccAAAAACTTGAGCTGCTGATCAGAAATTGGTCAAATATTTACACATATCATCTTAATATGTCACACAACAAGATTAAAATACActataacaacaaaaatattgaatgattaTAATCCATTCCAACTATTTGTACAATTAATATACTTCGCTAACATAACACCTACACGGCTATATTCTTACAAAATTGGGGATAATATTCTTATAGCAATTAGCTACTCTTTGGACTTTGAGGATTTACTAATTCGAGAAGTAAGATCAATGAAATCTTTCTCATCACAGGGAACGGTAAGACCACCCACATGATCAAATCCAAACTCTTCAGCTGCCTTGTTCAACAAGTCTTTGAACAAAGGGTGTTTCAAGTAGGAAATAGGAACCACAAACCTCTTCCtcccttgttcctcatcatcaCCAACATATACAACAAAATGCCCTGATCTGCAAGAGGAAGCGCCGTGCTTGGCTGCCGCCGACCAGTGCTTAATGTGTTGCCTGGCATGAAGAACCGCATTAAGAAGATGAAGACCACCCATAATTGGCTTGGATAAGTACTTTTCTAGCTAGCTTTCTCTGAAAAGTATCGCTTGGACAACGCACAAGTACAACAATGGCACTACTAGAGATTTTTTAGAGGAAATTCTCTCGAAGAATATTTTTGAGGGTTTGATTCAGTAGAAGTGGGTATTTATAGGAGAAAAAAGTTTTGATTAGAATCCGTTTAGGAGTAGAGTTCTGAATCAACATGTACTTTGtccttttttggaaaaaaactttaattggTTGCTAAGAAAACATGTACTTTTGTCCTTGCGCATATATATTACGATTCTGGTATATGATTCCGGCTCAACTTATACATAAATAGCAAATAGTACTTTGCCCACAGGTTTccataaaatatcatattatattatattaggaTTTTGATATTTTCGAAATATAATTCCCATTTTATATGGGAAACATATCCATATAACAATTGTTAAAGATTACTTATGTTGTTCAACTATCACATATTActgttagatatatatatatatatacacatttactATGTCAACATTTAATCACTGATAGTATAGCATAGTGGAAGTTGATAAAATCATCACATTACTAAGACTTGTTATTTCGGCTTGAAGTTTGTAATACTATTAGGAGATACCCctgttttattcaaaaaaaaaaaaaaaaaaagagaactacGTACATAATATTTCCCTCAATCGCAAATCATTTTGatcttataattattaatttttttaatgaaatagtaATGTGATTTAAACTTAAATGTTTAGATTTTGTTTAttctaatattaaattaataatcctaaaagcttaaactattaaaaaaataagtttaatgTGTAGTATTATGTCAATTTATATTTAACTGTTTTATTAAATTCACTGGTAACatcctataaaaaataaaaataaaaataaaaatcgctTTTAACATCTAACATCTGTCACATCGATCTACCTATATCTTCCAAACTATATGCTACTCGATCCTTTTagaattattttccaatttatgATACAAGGTTCAGTAatattatatacacacatatatatatatatatatatataaatatgtattacaaatataattttattatttaattattataaactgAGAGATAGTTAATTTTCAGAAACAAACAGCCGCTGTTTTCAAATGTATTGCAAAAACCTGATGATGTCAGGCACATTCTATGGAAGCAACAACATGTGCACGGAGAGTATATCATCTtatccattaaaaaatattgagaaaaacgcagacaaaagtaaataaatataattggaAGAGGCAATTTGGcccagataaataaataaacaaaaattattaacagTAGTATTCCTAAATCTGAAAAGGCAAGAATAATGGTCAAATAGGTAGGTAGTGCATGTGGCAAAGGTATTTAGTTAGTGACTGATTGGATTGCCTAGATAAGAGAAAATTTTCCCAGATAAAAGATAAAGGCCGCAACTAATTCCAACATTAATTGCTATATATAGTTGCAATTTGACCTTTTAAGGCCCAAAAAACCgagtatatataataataataataataataattttataaaacatcaaaataaagacaaacattttcttttcttgtcatgaaccataatttttgtttaatttcgaAACCAACAAACTTGTGAGTTTTGATGATCAACTTTATACACATACTGCTTTTCTTCCAATCACTGCTGATTTCTTTATCATATAATGTTGgttgattaatttacaatttttataatttgaaattcaaatcttcAAAATTCCGGGAGTACAAACTTTTACTCACATGTAGGGTggacaaaatccaatccaatattTTCAAtccgtccaatccaatccatttttaacggtttgaattggatttttacatcaattgaattgtattgggttcaaaatattataaaatatatagattggATTAGTTAtgaattggaaatataaatccaatccaatccaaataatatattatataattaaaaatttatatatatatatatatattttttaatatttttttatttttatatataaattttaatattttttcatttttatatattaatttttaactttttttttcattttttatatataaatttttaatatatatatatatttttttttacatccccaaatcccaaatcgattcttgagtg
This genomic interval carries:
- the LOC107427418 gene encoding auxin-responsive protein SAUR21 gives rise to the protein MGGLHLLNAVLHARQHIKHWSAAAKHGASSCRSGHFVVYVGDDEEQGRKRFVVPISYLKHPLFKDLLNKAAEEFGFDHVGGLTVPCDEKDFIDLTSRISKSSKSKE